A genomic region of Leptolyngbya sp. NIES-2104 contains the following coding sequences:
- a CDS encoding muconolactone Delta-isomerase family protein translates to MQFLILFRVVTGTPMDQVFALVKEESARNWEFYAAGLFRQSFYFDDYSGAVILAEANTQDEVEMATQSFPMVKAGLLTVEVIPLRPYIGIAQLFANPVSLSA, encoded by the coding sequence GTGCAGTTTCTAATTCTTTTTCGGGTTGTTACAGGTACCCCAATGGATCAGGTCTTCGCCCTAGTCAAAGAAGAATCTGCTCGAAATTGGGAGTTTTATGCAGCGGGACTATTTCGACAGTCTTTTTACTTCGATGATTATAGTGGTGCAGTAATTCTGGCGGAGGCTAATACTCAAGATGAAGTTGAAATGGCGACTCAGAGCTTTCCAATGGTCAAAGCAGGGCTACTCACAGTAGAAGTTATTCCCTTAAGACCTTATATCGGAATTGCTCAACTTTTCGCTAATCCAGTTTCGCTAAGTGCTTGA
- a CDS encoding ester cyclase, with the protein MTQTMNTTEHPSKRQIAELFYAAMSTGDSSLLDRSLSPDWIDHTLPAGRQPGREGIRQALHILRTAIPDLVCTVQEMFFSEDKVITRIVFSGTHTGEFLGAPPTGQPIQFIAFDIHRVSHDQIVESWHLEDNLTLFQQTRLIQFPS; encoded by the coding sequence ATGACGCAAACGATGAACACGACTGAACATCCATCCAAGCGGCAGATTGCTGAATTATTCTATGCTGCAATGAGCACAGGAGATTCTAGCTTACTGGATCGATCGCTTTCCCCAGATTGGATTGATCATACGCTTCCTGCGGGGCGGCAGCCCGGACGGGAAGGCATTCGACAGGCATTGCACATTCTTCGCACAGCGATTCCCGATTTAGTCTGTACGGTGCAAGAGATGTTCTTTAGCGAAGATAAGGTGATCACTCGTATTGTGTTTAGCGGCACTCATACGGGCGAGTTTCTAGGGGCACCTCCGACGGGTCAGCCAATCCAATTTATTGCCTTCGACATCCATCGGGTGAGCCACGATCAGATTGTTGAAAGCTGGCATCTCGAAGACAATCTCACCCTGTTTCAACAAACCCGACTGATTCAGTTTCCCAGCTAA
- a CDS encoding NAD(P)-dependent alcohol dehydrogenase: MKAYQIKTAAGIDGLTVSELPMPEPSAGQVLVRVRATSLNYRDTAVVSGRYPGQTLPVIPLSDGAGEVVAIGEGVTRVKVGDRVAGIFFQDWIAGKLTRVKIKSALGGAIDGMLAEYVVLNQEGVVLLPENLSYEEGASLPCAAVTAWQALVTRGGLAAGETVLLLGTGGVSIFALQFAKLLGAKVIITSSSDEKLERARLMGAHETINYKQFPEWQKTVWELTHKEGVDQVIEVGGAGTLDRSLQSARVGGRVSLIGVLGGAGEVNYVNILQKSIDVQGIYVGSREMFEAMNRAISLHQIQPVIDRVFPFDAAPDAYRYLQSGSHFGKVVIQL, encoded by the coding sequence ATGAAAGCGTATCAGATTAAAACAGCAGCAGGCATTGATGGGTTAACAGTCAGTGAGTTGCCCATGCCTGAACCCAGTGCAGGACAAGTGTTAGTGCGTGTCCGAGCGACTTCCCTGAACTATCGGGATACGGCAGTTGTCAGTGGACGGTATCCTGGGCAAACGCTGCCTGTGATTCCTTTATCGGATGGTGCAGGCGAGGTCGTCGCGATCGGGGAAGGAGTAACGCGGGTGAAGGTCGGCGATCGCGTTGCGGGCATCTTTTTTCAGGACTGGATTGCAGGCAAGCTGACCCGCGTGAAGATTAAATCGGCGTTAGGCGGCGCGATCGATGGAATGTTAGCGGAATACGTTGTCCTAAATCAGGAGGGGGTAGTGCTGCTCCCCGAAAACCTATCTTACGAAGAGGGCGCATCCTTACCTTGCGCGGCGGTCACGGCTTGGCAAGCACTGGTGACAAGAGGTGGATTAGCCGCAGGAGAAACCGTCTTACTGCTAGGCACAGGTGGTGTTTCCATCTTTGCACTGCAATTTGCCAAACTCTTAGGAGCCAAAGTTATTATCACCTCTAGCAGCGATGAAAAACTAGAACGCGCACGATTGATGGGAGCGCACGAAACGATTAACTATAAGCAGTTTCCAGAGTGGCAGAAAACCGTTTGGGAGTTGACTCATAAAGAAGGCGTAGATCAAGTGATCGAAGTGGGTGGAGCAGGGACGCTCGATCGATCCCTACAATCTGCCCGTGTCGGTGGACGAGTGAGCTTGATTGGAGTATTGGGGGGCGCAGGCGAGGTGAACTATGTCAATATTTTGCAGAAAAGTATTGATGTTCAGGGCATCTATGTTGGAAGTCGAGAAATGTTTGAGGCGATGAACCGGGCAATCTCGCTTCATCAAATTCAACCTGTGATCGATCGCGTATTTCCATTCGATGCAGCACCAGACGCTTACCGCTACCTACAAAGTGGCAGTCACTTTGGTAAAGTCGTCATTCAACTTTAA
- a CDS encoding zinc-binding dehydrogenase — protein sequence MPNLVRAVVVDPTVPGRLALQTVERSQPLPNQVIVQVESISLNRGEVRRSQSAAAGWRPGWDFAGTIAEAAVDGSGFPAGTRIVGFLPEGAWAEQVVVPTHACCFADTARVASLPDSVEFKTAATLPVAGLTALLSLERGGLLLDRSVLITGASGGVGYFACQLAAQAGAIVTAQVRRPELVEFVKAARAHQVIVGDDFAAYAPYHLALDSVGGEVLPAVLEQLAPDGTCVLFGATSGTKITFNASKFYGGGGLSLYGFILFHELKKQSAATGLARLVQLVAQGVLAPHIDLEASWSEIAQVAQQLTDRQFLGKAVLHIQPS from the coding sequence ATGCCAAACTTAGTTCGAGCTGTTGTTGTTGACCCGACTGTTCCTGGGCGGTTAGCTCTTCAAACTGTAGAGCGATCACAACCTTTACCGAATCAAGTCATTGTCCAAGTCGAATCGATTTCGCTCAATCGTGGCGAAGTGCGACGCTCTCAAAGTGCTGCTGCCGGATGGCGACCCGGTTGGGATTTTGCTGGAACAATCGCTGAAGCTGCCGTTGATGGTTCTGGGTTTCCAGCAGGAACTCGGATTGTCGGATTCTTGCCCGAAGGGGCTTGGGCAGAACAAGTGGTCGTGCCGACTCATGCGTGCTGCTTCGCAGATACCGCAAGGGTCGCATCTCTCCCTGATTCAGTCGAGTTCAAAACTGCCGCAACCTTACCTGTAGCAGGACTAACCGCATTACTGTCTTTAGAACGGGGTGGACTGTTGCTAGATCGATCCGTGCTGATTACGGGTGCGTCGGGCGGCGTTGGATATTTTGCGTGTCAGTTAGCGGCACAAGCAGGCGCGATCGTCACGGCTCAAGTGCGTCGTCCTGAGTTAGTCGAGTTTGTCAAAGCTGCTAGAGCACATCAGGTGATTGTAGGAGACGATTTTGCTGCCTATGCTCCTTATCATCTCGCGCTCGATTCTGTCGGTGGAGAAGTTCTACCTGCTGTACTAGAGCAGCTTGCGCCAGATGGAACCTGTGTTCTGTTTGGTGCAACATCTGGCACGAAAATTACATTCAACGCTTCTAAGTTCTATGGGGGCGGCGGGCTGAGTTTGTATGGCTTTATTCTGTTTCACGAACTGAAGAAGCAATCTGCTGCGACTGGATTAGCTCGGTTAGTTCAGTTAGTTGCTCAGGGTGTACTTGCTCCGCACATTGATCTAGAAGCTTCGTGGAGTGAGATTGCACAGGTTGCACAGCAACTCACCGATCGACAGTTTCTTGGTAAAGCGGTTCTCCATATTCAACCCAGTTAA
- a CDS encoding enoyl-CoA hydratase/isomerase family protein has protein sequence MMHALETYAANYAHFAKLTRQSGILTIQFHTSDQSWELMGETRDLLPDLFIDIAHDRENRVVVITGTGTEFCATLNPESLQRELGGWGADVADRWRFGGNHAVRKMLEIEAPVILCLNGALLQHAEIWMSADIVLAAPEATVQDFHIAGGQVPGGDASVVWETLLGHSRAKYFLLTGQILTAQELHQWGIVHELCDRTALLDRAQELATKFTGLNRHVLRYAKASVTERLRRNLAMEQPYTQALVMLGAQSAVPELLAQLQP, from the coding sequence ATGATGCACGCTCTCGAAACCTATGCTGCAAACTATGCTCATTTCGCTAAACTAACTCGGCAATCAGGCATTCTCACGATTCAGTTTCATACCAGCGACCAATCCTGGGAATTGATGGGTGAAACTCGTGACCTGTTGCCTGATTTGTTTATCGACATTGCCCACGATCGCGAGAATCGTGTTGTGGTGATTACTGGAACTGGAACTGAGTTTTGTGCTACGCTCAATCCCGAAAGTCTTCAACGAGAGCTAGGAGGCTGGGGAGCCGATGTTGCTGACCGCTGGCGCTTTGGCGGCAATCATGCGGTGCGTAAAATGCTAGAGATTGAAGCACCTGTAATTCTCTGTCTCAATGGGGCGCTTCTGCAACATGCTGAAATCTGGATGTCTGCGGACATTGTGCTGGCGGCTCCAGAAGCAACGGTGCAAGATTTCCATATTGCAGGCGGGCAAGTACCGGGCGGTGATGCTTCTGTCGTCTGGGAAACGCTGTTGGGTCACAGTCGAGCGAAGTACTTTCTACTTACTGGACAAATTCTCACTGCTCAAGAATTGCATCAATGGGGGATTGTGCATGAATTGTGCGATCGTACTGCTCTGCTCGATCGCGCTCAAGAACTCGCCACTAAGTTTACAGGCTTGAATCGCCACGTCTTGCGCTACGCCAAAGCTAGTGTGACCGAACGATTGCGACGCAATTTAGCGATGGAGCAACCTTATACACAAGCCTTGGTCATGCTGGGCGCTCAATCTGCGGTTCCAGAACTGCTGGCTCAACTTCAGCCGTAA
- a CDS encoding SDR family NAD(P)-dependent oxidoreductase — protein sequence MSQKVCAIVGVGKGLGLAIAQRFGQEGYAIAMLARRAEALTTYQAELEQQGIAAQGFSVDVADSTALSQAFEQIAQTMGAPEVLVYNAAVMKESDPLTIPNDEFVTEFKVTVAGALTSIQQVAPAMKSQGRGTILLTGGALAYDEYSFPPYVSLAVGKAGIRKLCFVMANALAPDNIHVATVTVCGTIQPETHFAPDKIAEVYWQLHTQPKADWKTEYVYR from the coding sequence ATGAGTCAGAAAGTATGTGCGATCGTAGGTGTTGGAAAAGGATTGGGGTTAGCAATTGCTCAACGATTTGGACAAGAAGGGTATGCGATCGCAATGCTGGCTCGAAGGGCTGAAGCTCTAACAACTTATCAAGCTGAACTGGAACAACAAGGAATTGCTGCTCAAGGATTCAGTGTAGATGTTGCAGATAGCACTGCGCTAAGTCAAGCGTTTGAACAAATTGCTCAAACAATGGGTGCGCCAGAAGTACTGGTTTACAATGCGGCAGTGATGAAAGAATCCGATCCATTAACGATTCCCAATGATGAATTTGTGACTGAATTTAAGGTGACAGTTGCAGGTGCTTTGACCTCGATCCAGCAGGTTGCTCCCGCAATGAAATCGCAGGGTCGCGGCACGATTTTGCTCACGGGTGGGGCACTTGCTTATGACGAGTATTCTTTCCCGCCGTATGTTTCACTCGCTGTCGGTAAAGCTGGCATTCGCAAACTCTGTTTTGTGATGGCAAATGCACTCGCACCCGACAACATTCATGTTGCGACAGTTACGGTGTGTGGCACGATTCAGCCAGAGACGCACTTTGCGCCTGACAAAATTGCTGAGGTGTACTGGCAGTTGCACACTCAACCGAAAGCAGACTGGAAAACAGAGTATGTTTATCGATAA
- a CDS encoding LysR family transcriptional regulator has translation MELRHLRYFVTVAEELHFGRAAQRLQMAQQPLSRQIRELEAEIEVQLFHRTKRTVRLTEAGKVFLIEAQKTLQQANQAILLAQRTQQGDRGELRIGFTSAALNRVLPQAIRQFKMQHPNIQLVLERLTTNEQVEALIEHRIQIGLLHPPIAQSALRLETLHREPLMVFLPDSHRLAKSQVISIRSLSQESFIFYPRSVGPVLYDQMISFCQQAGFSPNIVQEVFPQQTILGLVSAGLGVSLLHASACAVAPQGVVCRSLSELTPELELAAAWHPEQNSPSATLFLQGLQHLPQV, from the coding sequence ATGGAATTGCGGCATCTGCGTTACTTTGTCACGGTGGCAGAAGAACTGCACTTCGGTCGTGCGGCGCAACGCTTGCAAATGGCACAACAACCCCTGAGCCGTCAGATTCGAGAGCTAGAAGCCGAAATCGAGGTGCAACTGTTCCACCGCACTAAACGAACAGTGCGCTTAACGGAAGCCGGAAAAGTATTTCTCATTGAAGCGCAAAAAACACTCCAGCAAGCGAATCAAGCGATCCTCCTAGCACAGCGAACTCAACAGGGCGATCGCGGTGAACTCAGAATTGGCTTTACGAGCGCCGCTTTGAATCGTGTTCTACCCCAAGCCATTCGTCAGTTCAAAATGCAGCATCCGAACATTCAGCTTGTGCTAGAGCGACTAACGACGAATGAACAGGTTGAAGCCTTGATCGAGCATCGCATTCAGATTGGCTTGCTACATCCGCCGATCGCTCAATCCGCGCTGAGGCTAGAAACACTACACCGGGAACCGCTGATGGTTTTCTTACCGGATAGTCATCGCTTGGCTAAAAGCCAGGTCATCTCGATACGATCGCTTTCTCAGGAGTCTTTCATTTTCTACCCGCGTTCTGTCGGTCCAGTTCTCTACGATCAAATGATCAGTTTTTGTCAACAAGCAGGCTTTAGCCCAAACATTGTCCAGGAAGTTTTTCCGCAGCAAACAATTTTGGGGTTAGTATCGGCTGGGCTAGGCGTGTCGTTGCTTCATGCGTCAGCCTGTGCGGTTGCGCCTCAAGGGGTCGTCTGTCGATCGCTGTCTGAACTCACACCAGAATTGGAACTTGCAGCCGCATGGCATCCTGAACAAAACAGTCCTTCAGCAACTCTATTTCTACAGGGATTGCAGCATCTCCCTCAAGTTTGA
- a CDS encoding sulfatase-like hydrolase/transferase yields the protein MKRLKWVIIAAISLFMLAVTLTIPHESAIATDTLQAIAQNPTSTARSKPARIIFFHIDGLHYQAPERLKMTNYQSLVKQGTSVEEAYILIPWHQTENGYCSLSLTSPPNPTTMAGSIFLDPWWEERYIQQTFYPRQLTPHIANSIAYSSLNPGFNFTKLEYSTDESSVRFALDLLRQHDIRFMRLVLQDTGSASQDVADGRLKNEPWAENIWANGSPYIKAAQNADRLLGEFVAELKRMGKWDDTLLVLLTDGQASTGWHPIQNEESWRIPLAFVGTGVAQGRTIPYAESIDIVPTVLNLMGMQPLNTDGGSGRVLEEIKANNPASAQPPRRLLELNRQIKEHLRLKSQMQLLADRYPLIDTSLMQAENRLERPGANFYNLERMDQWREAGTLDNMLRVNREAIAFLRERLALSGAPKS from the coding sequence ATGAAACGGCTGAAATGGGTCATCATTGCCGCGATCTCGCTATTCATGCTGGCGGTGACTTTAACAATTCCGCATGAGTCTGCGATCGCAACTGATACTTTGCAAGCGATTGCACAAAATCCTACTTCAACTGCCAGGAGTAAACCTGCCCGCATCATCTTCTTTCATATCGACGGCTTGCATTATCAAGCACCAGAACGATTAAAGATGACGAACTATCAATCCTTAGTAAAGCAGGGAACTTCAGTCGAGGAAGCCTACATTCTGATTCCGTGGCATCAAACCGAGAACGGCTATTGCAGTCTCAGCTTAACTTCACCCCCAAATCCAACTACAATGGCAGGCTCGATCTTTCTCGATCCGTGGTGGGAAGAACGCTACATTCAGCAGACCTTCTATCCACGCCAACTCACTCCACACATTGCTAATAGCATTGCCTACTCATCGCTCAATCCAGGTTTTAACTTCACCAAGCTGGAATACAGCACTGATGAAAGTAGTGTGCGATTTGCACTCGATCTACTTAGACAGCATGACATTCGATTCATGCGACTGGTGCTACAAGATACAGGTTCAGCAAGTCAAGATGTCGCGGATGGACGATTGAAGAATGAACCGTGGGCAGAAAACATTTGGGCAAATGGTTCACCTTACATCAAAGCAGCGCAAAACGCCGATCGTTTACTGGGCGAATTTGTCGCTGAACTCAAACGCATGGGGAAATGGGACGATACCTTGCTCGTTCTTCTCACCGATGGACAAGCCTCAACTGGATGGCATCCGATTCAAAATGAAGAGAGTTGGCGCATTCCGCTTGCGTTTGTCGGTACTGGGGTAGCGCAAGGTCGTACGATTCCTTATGCAGAAAGCATCGATATTGTTCCGACGGTACTCAATCTCATGGGAATGCAACCCTTGAATACCGACGGTGGCTCTGGGCGAGTGTTAGAAGAAATTAAGGCGAACAATCCTGCCTCGGCTCAACCGCCCCGCCGACTGCTCGAACTAAATCGGCAGATTAAAGAACACTTGCGCTTGAAATCTCAGATGCAGCTACTCGCCGATCGCTATCCGCTCATCGATACTTCATTGATGCAAGCCGAAAACCGCTTAGAGCGACCCGGAGCTAATTTCTACAATTTGGAGCGCATGGATCAATGGCGCGAGGCAGGCACGCTCGACAACATGCTGCGCGTGAATCGAGAAGCGATCGCTTTCCTACGAGAACGTCTAGCCCTCAGTGGCGCACCCAAATCTTAA
- a CDS encoding alpha/beta fold hydrolase, with translation MTRSVQVLSTLLLLGSLFVGCTQTSQPQTMPQTSTTPTTQQTATQVTREDFSVSSDPNIQLFVREVKPTGNTDLTPILLLHGGGGGGLASYDVNVPGYSLAETFAQAGHPTYLMDVRGWENSTRPAGLDQLPSANPSLVTSEEAVRDISAVVDRIRQRNQNRTIALVGHASGGHWAGMYTSRNSGKVSGLVMLNSLYGVNAPWNYRSTFERKDGSEQFDSSAAAFREVTAEGLIANWTRAIPVEDKNQWRDPAVVQAHQTIALTNDPTSNTRKPPSIRVPGGFRLDAYNLSRGQKLWNAADIRVPTLFIRGDRDHWSRQADLQALDAELVNAPRKKTVTIENGTHFLFLDRPERGRDRFIQEVLSFLE, from the coding sequence ATGACTCGATCAGTTCAAGTTCTTAGTACGTTGTTATTGCTTGGAAGCTTATTTGTTGGCTGTACTCAAACTTCCCAACCTCAAACCATGCCTCAAACGTCAACAACGCCTACAACGCAGCAAACTGCTACTCAAGTGACACGAGAAGATTTTTCAGTCAGCAGTGACCCGAACATTCAACTATTTGTGCGAGAAGTAAAGCCGACCGGAAACACCGATCTGACTCCGATTCTGCTCTTGCATGGCGGTGGTGGTGGCGGACTTGCTTCTTATGATGTCAATGTTCCAGGGTACTCGCTGGCTGAAACGTTCGCCCAAGCAGGACATCCCACTTACCTTATGGATGTGCGCGGTTGGGAGAACTCCACTCGTCCCGCAGGCTTAGATCAACTGCCCAGCGCCAATCCGTCGTTAGTCACCTCCGAAGAAGCAGTTAGAGATATTAGTGCCGTGGTTGATCGAATTCGGCAGCGCAATCAGAATCGAACCATTGCCTTAGTCGGTCATGCGTCTGGAGGGCATTGGGCAGGCATGTACACCAGTCGCAATTCAGGTAAAGTTAGTGGTCTTGTGATGCTGAATAGTTTGTATGGGGTGAATGCGCCGTGGAACTACCGCAGCACCTTTGAGCGTAAAGATGGTTCAGAACAGTTTGACTCCAGTGCTGCCGCTTTCCGAGAAGTGACGGCTGAGGGATTGATCGCCAATTGGACACGCGCCATTCCGGTAGAGGATAAGAATCAGTGGCGCGATCCAGCCGTCGTGCAGGCACACCAAACGATCGCACTTACAAACGATCCCACCAGCAATACTCGCAAACCGCCAAGCATTCGCGTTCCGGGCGGCTTTCGCCTTGATGCTTACAATCTCTCACGCGGTCAGAAGCTTTGGAATGCAGCCGATATTCGAGTGCCAACGTTGTTTATCCGAGGCGATCGCGATCATTGGTCGAGGCAGGCTGATCTTCAGGCATTGGACGCTGAACTAGTGAATGCACCGCGCAAAAAGACCGTGACGATCGAGAATGGGACGCATTTTCTGTTTCTGGATCGACCAGAGCGAGGACGAGATCGCTTTATTCAGGAAGTTTTGTCCTTTCTTGAATGA
- a CDS encoding LysR family transcriptional regulator: protein MRSIELSEVDLNLLVAFEALFEEHSVTAAAQRLYLGQPAMSAALGRLRGLFNDELFLRVGREMQPTSKAIAIAPGIFAALHQIRQTLQTSQAFDPASDQRDFAIGSTDYTSFVVVPKLIAYCCQIAPKLNFRMIGFEKDSVGELLEKSAADLALGVFPNPPRQMTCTPLFQEHFVGIARRNHPAMIRKPLSLELFANLSHALVTVRRDTIGEVDRALAMHNLKRRIAITVPHMLVLPSIIASSDLVAAIPSRTASYFSTLDNIEVFKLPIEMQSWTVSMMWSKLADQDDVNYWLRQTIQTVCEQI from the coding sequence ATGAGATCAATTGAATTATCTGAGGTTGATTTGAATTTGCTAGTTGCCTTTGAGGCACTCTTTGAAGAACACAGTGTCACGGCTGCGGCTCAACGTCTCTATTTGGGGCAGCCTGCCATGAGTGCAGCACTTGGACGGTTGAGAGGCTTATTTAACGACGAATTGTTTCTTCGAGTGGGGCGAGAGATGCAGCCAACCAGTAAAGCGATTGCGATCGCGCCTGGTATTTTTGCTGCACTCCATCAAATTCGCCAGACCCTTCAAACGAGTCAAGCCTTTGACCCTGCATCTGATCAACGGGATTTTGCGATTGGAAGTACGGATTACACAAGCTTTGTCGTTGTGCCAAAACTGATCGCGTATTGTTGCCAGATTGCACCAAAGCTAAACTTCAGAATGATCGGATTTGAGAAAGATAGCGTAGGCGAATTATTAGAAAAGAGCGCAGCAGATCTGGCACTCGGTGTTTTTCCAAATCCACCACGTCAAATGACCTGTACTCCTTTATTTCAAGAACATTTTGTTGGCATTGCTCGTAGAAATCATCCTGCAATGATTCGGAAACCGCTTTCTCTAGAATTGTTTGCAAATTTGTCTCATGCGCTAGTTACTGTTCGACGAGACACAATTGGCGAAGTCGATCGCGCTCTTGCAATGCACAACTTGAAGCGCCGTATTGCAATCACTGTTCCGCATATGTTGGTTCTGCCGTCCATCATCGCGTCTAGTGATTTAGTTGCCGCTATTCCTTCTCGTACAGCCAGCTATTTCTCGACATTAGATAACATCGAAGTCTTTAAACTTCCAATTGAAATGCAATCTTGGACAGTTTCAATGATGTGGAGCAAACTAGCTGATCAAGATGATGTAAACTACTGGTTACGCCAAACAATCCAAACAGTGTGCGAACAAATCTAA
- a CDS encoding SDR family oxidoreductase, which produces MIEQTKIAVVTGSNRGLGYAIAKKLGQIQGIQVVLTSRNEAEGRMAQEKLAHEGVNTNYHSLDINSDQSVQAFAEWLKQTYCKIDILVNNAGINPTAQIEESSLLTVQLETMLSTFTTNVLAVARISQALIPLMKAQNYGRIVNVSTEMASFSTLSDDDYPLAPSYRLSKIGLNGLTAILAKELQGSNILVNTYSPGWLQTDMGGVNAPFTAEEGAETAVYLATLPDGSVQGQFFAEMRKFGGAIQLNW; this is translated from the coding sequence ATGATAGAACAAACGAAAATTGCAGTAGTCACAGGAAGCAATCGAGGGTTGGGCTATGCGATCGCTAAAAAGTTAGGTCAGATTCAGGGCATTCAAGTTGTTTTGACCAGTCGTAACGAAGCGGAAGGGCGCATGGCTCAAGAAAAACTAGCTCATGAGGGTGTAAATACGAACTATCACAGCCTAGACATCAACAGCGATCAGAGTGTTCAGGCTTTCGCGGAATGGTTGAAGCAAACCTATTGCAAGATTGACATTTTAGTGAATAACGCTGGCATTAATCCTACAGCGCAGATCGAGGAATCTAGCCTATTGACGGTACAACTAGAAACAATGCTTTCAACCTTTACAACTAATGTTCTCGCAGTTGCCCGTATCTCTCAAGCATTGATTCCGTTGATGAAAGCGCAAAACTATGGGCGGATTGTCAATGTTTCAACTGAGATGGCATCCTTCAGCACTTTGTCTGATGATGATTATCCGCTTGCCCCATCTTATCGATTATCCAAAATTGGGCTAAACGGACTCACTGCAATCTTGGCAAAAGAACTACAAGGAAGCAACATTCTAGTCAACACTTACTCGCCAGGTTGGCTGCAAACCGATATGGGTGGCGTGAATGCCCCATTCACGGCTGAAGAAGGCGCGGAAACTGCGGTTTATCTTGCGACATTGCCAGACGGAAGCGTTCAGGGTCAGTTCTTTGCTGAGATGCGGAAGTTTGGCGGAGCGATCCAATTAAATTGGTAA